The genome window taccgcaatgtcgtccgtccagtcgctctctatggttctgagtgttgaccgaccataaaaggcaatgaacggcgtcttgcggtaatggagacgaagatgctacgttggactggtggcgtcacacgtttagatcacatccgaaatgaggatatccgcgatcgttatggaattgcactgatcgtggaaaaattgccagagaggcgtcttcgacggtatggttacgcaattcgtgctaacgagaattcacttgcccagattgatctgaacgtcgaagtgaatggtaaacgaccaaaaggcaggccgaaataacggtggcttgatacgctggatggggatttaaaagcttcgagattgcagcaacatcaggcatttgatagagccaaatggcgaaacctatcacgacgagccgactccgcttgttaacgggacaaaggctgaagaaaaagcccCGGGAAcgcctatgtcagccaacgctcctttaattctgttccagttggccgagttgaatgcgtttttgacatccagggCCAGCATGGCACAGCAGGCGCCAGAACTCAGTGCGCCTTTTGCCAGGTTCACTTCACCATTTTTATGGCATCCACCGTATAGTCGGCACGCCGCAAACCAAACTGGCGCTCCGACAAGCCATTGTGATTTTCAACGATGGGTacgagtctgttgtagatgattctctccatcatctttcccattgtatccagcaggcagataggacgatatgatgctggatctccaggtggcttgttgggtttggaaagcaacaccaacttttgccttttccactggatatagaatattccttctttttgaCACGCCTcgcaggtgttggcgaaaaggtcggaccTAGTCTTtcctgccagtttcaaagctcggttggggatgccatccaaacctggggccttgatgtcaccgatcctaccacatattacccgcagctcctccacatttACTGGAGGTATTTGGCTGGACAACCGCCTTCCCTTATTTTCATGAGGGAACAGAAATCTAGTTGCAAAGGCTCGATGTATACTCGCATATTTACGGCTTAGCCCTAGTAGTACTTTATATTTTAATACAATTCCTAACAGAAATAAATCTAGCCTACTATATACACATCAACGATAACAATTCTTacattacaaaatttggcatcctGACCGCACGGTATACAGCAGCTTTCATTCCGCAAGATATAGCGCGCCGCGGAAGCTTTAACGTTGTACATGTAGTAGCACCTTGGGCTGCAAAATAGAACCCCAACAGTAAGACCAAAATCACTGTCAACTCCTTGAATTCATTCCCCATTCTTACCTGGTGGGGTTTGGTTTTTGGCCAGTTTTCGAGTACTAAAGGCTCCGTTCGAGGTCAATTCTAGCTCTCGCCTGCAAATCGTATCAAAATCAATTACTAAAGTTTTCCAACAAAATTCTAAGCACAACACACCCCACCTTCACGTGAGTCCTCATTATGAACAATAAGCAAATGCGTTGGGGGCGTGTATTTATCACTCACAGCGATATTGGTCTGCGGAAGGCCCTTCTTCTCCCCGTGCGACTTCCGATGCGCGTACAGACCCGCATATTGTCTGAACTCCTTCCCACAAATGTTACATGAATATTGCTTCACATCCGAATGGATTTTTCGGTGCATTTTCAGTGAGATTTTCCGCGGGAAGGTCTTGCCGCAATCCGTGCAGGCAAACGGGCGGTCGTTTGAGTGTGCCACTTGGTGGTGCTTGAGCATAACATTTGTGTAGAACTTCTTCCCGCAAATCTCGCATCCGTGATTCCTCGTGTTGTTGTGGCGTTTCATATGCTCGGTCAGGCGACTTCGGATGATGAACTTGCGTCCGCATTGCTCACATTGGAACGGTTTTTCGCCTGTATGCGACCGCATGTGGACATCTTTGCGGCTCTGGTGGATGAACTGTTTGCCGCAGATCTCACAACTCAGTGGTCCAGCCACTGCGTGCGTGAGCATATGCTGGCGAAGGTTGCACTCCGTCCCGAAGGCACTTGGACATTTCGTGCACTTGTAGGGACGGTAGCCCATGTGCATGTTGATGTGTTTCTGCCGATGGTTGCTCGATGTGAAGGATTTGGGGCACTGCGGACACTGGAACGGACGGAAGCGGTCGTGAGTGTTTTTATGTTCGCTCAGCTCCTCCTCGGTGGCGAATTCTTTGTCACAGTAGCGGCACTTGAAGTTTTCCGGTTTTTTATCTTCTCTGTTCTGGTCATGTACGGTCTTACAGTGTCGATTGAATGTTATGGAACTTTTGTACTGTCGGTTGCATTTGTCACAAAATAAACTAGGGTCTGGTTCGCGGTTCTGCCTCGTCCTCGACCTCCTTTTCGGTTCATAGTCTGAACCGCTCGCTTCCGGATCTGAATCCTTGGATGCATCCGATTCGGTGGGGTTGTACTCATCATCACCTTCGCTATCATCTCTCATCTCCTCAATCGCTTCACCTTCGCCATCCTGCATCGATATCTCTGGCTCCAGTTCACTAACGTCAGGAACAGACACCTCTACAGGTTCTACTGCAGGCTCGGAAGCTGGAGCAATATCTTCCCCCTTAACTTCCAACACATCCTCGTCGTGGACCGTGACATTCAGATGTTTCTCGCGAATATGCTCGCCGAAATCATGCATGCTCGCGTAGAGTTCGTCACAGAAGCTGCATATCAGGAGGAATTTATCCGTATCCATAAGAAACACTTCGCCGCACTTGGTGTTATTCGCTCGCACGTCCAGCGTATCGTAGCCGGCGTTTTGCGCATCGTCGTCGGCAGCGGGAGGCAAATTGCTTTCTTCTTTGATTTCGACAGTCTCCGCCTTGATGAATTCTATCCCTGAGATACTCATCGTGGATGACAATCATGCGTTAAGCTGGAAAAACAGACTTTCAAGGGTGCAGAGTGTATGAAAACAAAGTGGCGGATTGCACAAATGACGTTTGATGTACTCAGAACTCGGAGTTATTTTTAGATGCAAGCCTTCTTCCCAACAGATGTCGCTCCGCGTTGCAGAAAGGGTAGCTATTTTTCCCGCCCTTGATTGAAGCTTTTATGTCTGTTTCCCAAAATCCGTTGATTGGTGGTGGTTCCCGGAGCTCGTGTAAGAGAtaaattgatttgatttgatgtaCAATATTCGGAGGAGGCGAGaggaagtggtcatttctttgaaCTAGTTACTGAGATGCAAATTACGCTTGGAGCCAACAAGGTTAGTTCCTCATTTattcataaaattatatttctcAAATCAATAATTCATTCGAGACAGTTTGGCCGTAAGCAAAACGAATCGAGAACAAAATTCCATAGATAAGAGTTAGTAAATCGTAATTTGTAATCCTGGCGACTGAATGTGAGTGCATGCCGCGTAGACATTGAATATACGTTGATTTGGGGACCAAATTCAGAGCCCCGCCGTGACTAGCACAGCGGCACTGTGGCCTACCTTACGCCGCTACTGCGACTAAGGATTACGGCACCCGAGCTGTACAGCGCGGTTCCGCCCGCGCTTGATTTTATAAGGAGCTCTACCTGTGATTCACGCACAACcccaaccaccatgaaatttttACAAGAGGTCCAAGCATAAATAACCGACCCGAGAGCACATCTTTCAGGAATTCTCCTAGAGCATATCCTCTCAAGGACCCATCCTCCTTGCCATAACACCAGACTACCTCCAGTGGGACTTAATCACTTCAAATAAGTCCAACTGTACACTTAGGCCTGATCGCTCCTTTCAAGTACACGGGGACgg of Hermetia illucens chromosome 4, iHerIll2.2.curated.20191125, whole genome shotgun sequence contains these proteins:
- the LOC119654271 gene encoding zinc finger protein OZF-like isoform X1, whose protein sequence is MSISGIEFIKAETVEIKEESNLPPAADDDAQNAGYDTLDVRANNTKCGEVFLMDTDKFLLICSFCDELYASMHDFGEHIREKHLNVTVHDEDVLEVKGEDIAPASEPAVEPVEVSVPDVSELEPEISMQDGEGEAIEEMRDDSEGDDEYNPTESDASKDSDPEASGSDYEPKRRSRTRQNREPDPSLFCDKCNRQYKSSITFNRHCKTVHDQNREDKKPENFKCRYCDKEFATEEELSEHKNTHDRFRPFQCPQCPKSFTSSNHRQKHINMHMGYRPYKCTKCPSAFGTECNLRQHMLTHAVAGPLSCEICGKQFIHQSRKDVHMRSHTGEKPFQCEQCGRKFIIRSRLTEHMKRHNNTRNHGCEICGKKFYTNVMLKHHQVAHSNDRPFACTDCGKTFPRKISLKMHRKIHSDVKQYSCNICGKEFRQYAGLYAHRKSHGEKKGLPQTNIAVSDKYTPPTHLLIVHNEDSREGGARARIDLERSL
- the LOC119654271 gene encoding zinc finger protein OZF-like isoform X2 translates to MSISGIEFIKAETVEIKEESNLPPAADDDAQNAGYDTLDVRANNTKCGEVFLMDTDKFLLICSFCDELYASMHDFGEHIREKHLNVTVHDEDVLEVKGEDIAPASEPAVEPVEVSVPDVSELEPEISMQDGEGEAIEEMRDDSEGDDEYNPTESDASKDSDPEASGSDYEPKRRSRTRQNREPDPSLFCDKCNRQYKSSITFNRHCKTVHDQNREDKKPENFKCRYCDKEFATEEELSEHKNTHDRFRPFQCPQCPKSFTSSNHRQKHINMHMGYRPYKCTKCPSAFGTECNLRQHMLTHAVAGPLSCEICGKQFIHQSRKDVHMRSHTGEKPFQCEQCGRKFIIRSRLTEHMKRHNNTRNHGCEICGKKFYTNVMLKHHQVAHSNDRPFACTDCGKTFPRKISLKMHRKIHSDVKQYSCNICGKEFRQYAGLYAHRKSHGEKKGLPQTNIAVSDKYTPPTHLLIVHNEDSREGES